The Notolabrus celidotus isolate fNotCel1 chromosome 6, fNotCel1.pri, whole genome shotgun sequence nucleotide sequence CTCTTTCTAATCTGATTAAAGTCCAGATCgatacaggtgtgtgttaatcctgtaactgtgtgtgtgtgtgtgtgtgtgtgtgtgtgtgtgtgtgtgtgtgtgtgtgtgtgtgtgtgtttgagtgtgagcATGTAAGACGTTCACTATCAGAGAGAGTCTGCAGCTATCAGAGTCAGGACTCGAGCAGGTTCACCTGTCCTCTACCTGctccctgagtgtgtgtgtgtgtgtgtgtgtgtgtgtgtgtgtgtgtgtgtgtgtgtgtgtgtgtgtgtgtgtgtgtgtgtgtgtgtcgagaGAATCAGATAACTTTCACTCAGCTCTATTTCTTCATTctcagataacacacacacacacacacacagaaacacacaatgaaGAAGGAAGATTACAACACACAGCTCATTGTGTGGAGAGTGTTAACATCACGGGGAATGTGGAAACACACATTATACACAATACTTCctcttgacacacacacacacacacacacacacacacacacacacacagggttgcTTAAGAGATAAAGATGTTTTGTCTCACTGTGTTCCTGTAATAAAacaaagtttgtgtgtgtgtgtgtgtgtgtgtgtgtgtgtgtgtctctctctcaggcCAAGTCGAGGGGGGTGGAGGAGGCCCGGGAGAAGATGTTCTCTGGAGAGAAGATCAACTTCACTGAGGTGAGtctcagagggtctcagaggGTCTTGGAGGTCCCCCTACAGGTGTTAGTGCAGAGACTCAGACTCACCACAAGGAGGCGCTCTACACTCAGATCAGCTTATTTAaactcagagtctcagagctAGCTCCAGCAGCATTCAGTCCTCCTTCAGGTCCTCATGCGGTGCTGGTTCCTGGTGTCTCTGATGACCTCGTTATGCTGCAGAGACCGATCCATCACAGACCTGTGGAGTGTGTCAGAGTGCGTTCCTGTGTTTATCTCTGTGCATGCAGGAAGTAGAAATCAGGTTCTGTCCTAACAGGAAGTCTTTCAGAGTCCACCACGTGACCTCAGAACCTTTAAcagactctctgtgtgtgtgtgtgcaccgaGCCGCTGCAGCACACTGACTGCACACATcaaccctctgtgtgtgtgtgtgtgtgtgtgtgtgcaagagtaGGTCAACCTTGCCacatacacgcacgcacgcacgcacgcacacgcacgcgcacacacacacacacacacacacacacacacacacacacacacacacacacacacacacacacacagagcagtgtAATGGCTCCTCGGTGACTCTGCAGTTTGTTGGTCAGACTGAAGAACAGATTAAAGATCACCTGagctgacatcatcatcatcatcatcatcatcatcatcatcatcatcatcatcatcatcatcatcatcacctccTTCATGTTTGAGTCACTCAGGTGAGATGAAGGTGTCTCACCTGAGTCTTCCTCAGGTCTACGTGTGGGTCAGGTCTACGTGTGGGTCAGGTCTACGTGTGGGTCAGGTCTACGTGTGGGTCAGGTCTACGTGTGGGTCAGAGCGGAGCTGCAGGTTGTTGTTTACCTGAGGATgtgttgatgatgtcagagtgatACATGTTTCTCTAACGtgtctcgtgtgtgtgtgtgtgtgtgtgtgtgtgtgtgtgtgtgtttgtgtgtgtgtgtgtgtgtgtgtgtgtgtgtgtgtgtgtgtgtgtgtgtgtgtgtgtgtgtgtgtgtgtgtgtgtgtttgtgtgtgtgtgtgtgtgtgtgtgtgtgtgtgtgtgtgtgtgtgtgtgtgtgtgtgtgtgtgtgtgtgtgtgttcagggtcGTGCGGTGCTCCACATCGCTCTGCGTAATCGCTCCAACACGCCGATCAGCGTGGACGGTAAAGACGTGATGCCGGAGGTGAACCGAGTTCTGGACAAGATGAAGGCGTTCTGTCAGGTCAGCACCTCGCCTCTCTCAGGACTCGCTCTCTGCAGCCATTACAATACGtttacaacatgtttacaaGACGTTTACAACTTGtttacaacatgtttacaatttgtttacatgtttacaatACGTTTACAATACGTtaacaacatgtttacaacatgtttacaacacGTTTACAATACGTTTACAACACGTTTACAACATGTTTGCAACATGTTTACAATACGtttacaacatgtttacaacatgtttacaacatgtttgcaacatgtttacaatacgtttacaacatgtttacaacatgtttacaacatgtttacaacacCTTTACAATACGtttacaacatgtttacaacatgtttgcaacatgtttacaatacgtttacaacatgtttacaacatgtttacaatacgtttacatgtttacaacaTGTTTATAAAACGTTTACAACACGTTTACAACATGCAACATGCTTACATGTTAAAAAGACGtttacaacatgtttacaacacgtttacatgtttacaacacgtttacatgtttacaacacgtttacatgtttacaacaTGCAACATGTTAACAAGACGTTTACAACATGTTTTCAACACGTTTACAACACGTTTACAACACGTTTACAACACGTTTACAACATGCAACATGTTAACAAGACGTTTACAACATGTTAACAAGACATTTACAACATGTTTGCAACATGTTTACTTACTACTTATTAAACTttagtgtttaaatgtttacagttttaatatttttacaatgTGTTAGATCATTTCTTTACAGTGTCGTCAGTCTGCACTGTAAAAGGTaacacttgtgttgttgttgatgttgatgttgttgttgtgttgatgttgttgatcAGAGAGTGCGCAGCGGCGAGTGGAAAGGCTTCAGCGGGAAGAGCATCACTGACGTGGTGAACATCGGCATCGGGGGCTCTGACCTGGTGAGTGAGCTGCAGCTcaaacacctgaacacacctcagGACTCAGGACATacaatgaagctgagactcaggtCACGGACCCTTGTTGTGATGCGTTCAGGTGACTCAGAGGTGGTGTGTGTTGTTGAGATGCGTTCAGGTGACTCAGAGgtggtgtgtgttgttgtgatgcGTTCAGGGCCCTCTGATGGTGACGGAGGCTCTGAAGCCGTACTCGGTGGGCGGTCCCAACGTCTGGTTCGTCTCCAACATCGACGGGACTCACATGGCGAAGACTCTCGCTCAGCTGAACCCAGAGACCACGCTCTTCATCATCGCCTCCAAGGTGAGCCTCGTCATCCTCACTTCATCCAAACGCTGAGTCATGTTACCCTCATTTAAAATGCTGAGTCATGTCATCCTCAATAcaactctttgtgtgtgtgtgtgtgtgtgtgtgtgtgtgtgtgtgtgtgtgtgtgtgtgtgtgtgtgtgtgtttctcagacCTTCACCACGCAGGAGACTATCACCAACGCAGAGTCTGCCAGAGACTGGTTCCTGAAGACCGCCAAAGATGTGAGTCACTGATCCGT carries:
- the LOC117814405 gene encoding glucose-6-phosphate isomerase-like; this encodes MALTNDPNYRKLEQWYRDHAGSLNMRDMFESDKDRFSKFSTTLQTDDGDILLDYSKNLINQEVMSMLLAMAKSRGVEEAREKMFSGEKINFTEGRAVLHIALRNRSNTPISVDGKDVMPEVNRVLDKMKAFCQRVRSGEWKGFSGKSITDVVNIGIGGSDLGPLMVTEALKPYSVGGPNVWFVSNIDGTHMAKTLAQLNPETTLFIIASKTFTTQETITNAESARDWFLKTAKDVSH